ataaagaagtgataattttttgcatccatttggataaaaaaaacctaaGTACAAATAATTGTATAAAACAAGAATGGCCCAAAACATTCGTTCTAAAAGTGAATGGAAATATTATCGAAAAGGTATTTGAACCTTCATGGGAACACAAAAGGAGAGATAGCCCTTTAAAAATTACGCACACGTTAAAGACAGGACATAACAACATTGACATCAGTATGACGAATTACGAAACACCGAAATTATTTGTTGtagcttttttattatgcaaAGTAGAAACGGAGCAAAATATTATCCAACATGTTATATCCAAAAGTGAATTAAACTTTAAAGAATCCAAAGAAAGAATAATTACCATTTTGACTACTAAGcatgacgatgatgaagtTATGTGTATGGAGATTAACAGAAGAATTAGTCTCAACTGTCCTTTCGCCTTAGACAGAATTGAGATACCTTGTAGAGGCATCAAATGTTGCCACATACAATGCTTTGATTTGAAATCCTTCATTgatgtcacaaaaaaaaccaaagctTTTAACAATAGGTGGAAATGTCCCATTTGTTCTTTGTTCCTGCGGCCGAAGGATTTAATTGTAGATATGTTCATTACGTACATATTGACGCAGGTGCCAAAAGATATTAAAGAAGTTGAGTTGAGTAAAAGtggagaaataatttttaatcaaaACACTGTCGAGGGGAAGGTCGTCAAACAGATTGACGACATGGACACGGCTACTCTGCAGAAGAGCAGGGTGGAGATTAAGACGGAGACCAGCATGGGTAAGTCAGAATTCTAGTGGAACATGGAAGGGGGGAATCTACCCGTTTGTTTACCGCTACTATGCTGAACTACACGTGGAGCAATTCAGcagtggaaattttttcgaaCCCTGCACCTTCCTTAAGCGTTTTCAACCttcgtccccttttttctgcagATAACATTAAAGAATATCAACCGGTTAAGGACAACAACACATtcagcaaaaatgaagtcatCATAGTCGATTCAGATCCCGAAGATAACGACGCGAGCACTACTCCGCAAAATGTTAACCTGCAAAAGAATAGCAATTTTGTACAAGGTATTACCccttaagaaaaaaaaaaaaataataaaataaacaaaaaaacaaacagtaGTCCATATCGATAGAGTATCCATAGTTGACGTACCAGTTTAACAACCGCAGATTAATTAAACGCACGTATGCATACAAATTTATGaggaaaaaacttttatCGTTATTTGCAATgctcatttcttttttttttttttttttcttctttacttcttcccttcgttccctccttcctcctttccCTCCTTCCTTCTCTCCTCTCCCTTCCCTCCATGTTGACCGCAAAATGCATCTCGTTCAAtgcaatttctttttagagttttaaaatttattagaGCATTATCAATAAAGACACAAAATGTTGTATGAGATTTTCatgaaaaatgaggaagatcGTTTGCATGTGTACCCTTGCATGTGGGCGAAGGCGTGGCTCCATATGTGCGAGCCTGCCCCTGCGCGTACGTATACctatacatgtacatttaaTGTGCGTCCGTGTACTTTACctgcatacatatacacacttCACCCATATTGTGCGTACGTCCATGGGTGCATGCCTACACACGTGCCTGCGTGCTGTAAGGTGGAGGAAAGGAACACGTCGAGGGGAACCAGAAAAAAGGCGCAGCGAAAAAGTGCATATTCACACGGGCGTGATGTGGAAAGCGTCGACGAAtggaagaaagagaaagacCAAACGAATGAGCACACGAATTCACAAACGAATGTTCCAGCGCGAAAGAGActtgcaacaaaaaaagaaaaaataataataaaccCAACCAGCTGTGAATTTCGTCCGTTAGAAATACAAATTTTCACCCCATTCTgcacgttaaaaaaaaaaaaaaaaaaaaaaagacgccaggaaaaggaagcagtCCCAAAGCTTTGCCCACCGTTCTTCGCCCCACTTACGTGTATANNNNNNNNNNNNNNNNNNNNNNNNNNNNNNNNNNNNNNNNNNNNNNNNNNNNNNNNNNNNNNNNNNNNNNNNNNNNNNNNNNNNNNNNNNNNNNNNNNNNNNNNNNNNNNNNNNNNNNNNNNNNNNNNNNNNNNNNNNNNNNNNNNNNNNNNNNNNNNNNNNNNNNNNNNNNNNNNNNNNNNNNNNNNNNNNNNNNNNNNNNNNNNNNNNNNNNNNNNNNNNNNNNNNNNNNNNNNNNNNCCCTCTTTCGCAAAACCGCTGCAGGCCAACAAGAAGTCATATGCATCTCAGACAGtgatgaagaggaaaattttaatttggcGCCAAACAACAGGgacaagaaaataaaaaaaaaacacctttttgattgaaatgaaaaattttgaaaacaGCAAATGTGTAAATGATTTCTttataagaaatatgaagaacttggaaaagaaaaacattgTCCCCAATTCGCATATGCTATTTAATGACATGGTTTTAGATGTACTAAAtgatattaacaaaattcaTGTAAATGATAACTTATCATCCTGTAATGTGCAGAATTTTGATGCtatgcaaaaagaaaaaattgcggaACTCAATCGCAGTTTTAATGAAATTGCCAGTGACCCTCTTTTGAGTTATTATAATAAGCCCAATTTGTTATCCAAAGATTTATATTTCCTCAACACTAGTTTGGATGCCCTTGGTATGAAGCCGATTAGAGATATATCCAGTTTTGCCGATTCGATGTATCACGTGGATCCCATCGATCATGCGGACGATGCAGAGAAAAACGATTTGCACATGTTAGAGTTGGCCAAAAATGGGCTTTCCACAGATCCTTGTGAGGAGGAGGTGAAGAATCGTGTCGATGATGATGGCGGGGGAAGGAGCAACGCGGAGGATGTGGGTGATAAGGGGGTCCAAACGGGTGCAAAGAAGGACACCACGAATGGTGAGGATGGTGAGGATGTCCCGACACACAGCAAACATGATAGCAGTACCCCCATCGGCGTTGAACACCAACTGTCTCGTGACAATTCAAGTGTTAACGAAACGAACCCTACAGTATGCGAAGATAAGAACATCCCTTCTGTCTTGAATGAGATCAACAGTGAGGACAAAAGCAAAGGCAACCTTTGCCTCAAATTTGAAGATAATAAATCCCTCTTTGATGAGAACAAATTGTTAACGAACGAGATAGCCACGCTGAACGGCCAGCTGAACGGCCAGCTGAACGGCCAGCTGAACGGCCAGCTGAACAGCCAACTGAATGGCCAGCTGAACGGCCAGCTGAACGGCCAGCTAAACAGCCAGCTAAACGACCAGCTGAACAGCCAACTGCTCATTCTGCTTCAGGAGCAGAACAGCCCGAGTAGCCACAACACGCAGATAAGTTCAGACACTCAAagcagaagcaaaaaaaaaaacaaaagaaaaaaaagaagcaacacattagaaaatttaaggaagtacGACAGCATGTGCAGTAATTTTAACCTGTCCCTAACCAATTACAAAAACAAACGTGACAGGGCTAAGCAGTTAAAAGATATCAGTAACGGCAAGAACGGATCCAGCCACAAGTATTGCAGCTTTAGCAGCATCCACATGATGAATAAAACGGATAGATGTGTGAATGGTGGAAGacactcaaaaaaaattaacaaaaaaaatgataattttaaagaaaaaaaacaacgaaagaaaaaaagtaagaaatGATCAACATCCATGCGACGTTTCCATCGACTGTGCGAACGAATGAACCATCCGTGTGAAGGCGAGCCGAGGAAGCAATTTTGGACAATCACCAACACTAgtccaagggggggaaatggaACAGAACGTGCCCCCACCAGGcgttatacatatgtgtacagtTTAAAGGAGTCGGACTCGGTGAGGTCATGGCGAGGAGAGTCCAGCAGCACCGGCATGGCAACACCGACATGGCAACACCGACATGGCAACACCGACATGGCAACACCGACATGGCAACACCGACATGGCAACACCGACATGGCAACACCGGCAAGGCAACGTTTATCCTTTTgataagaaagaaaaaccCGCACAGCATAAATTCAAACCAATAGATGAATTACGCaaacgaatttttttgtgaacctGTTAACTTTTCACCACGGCGTAAAAATTACGTAACTGTGGAGGGATTAACCCAAAGTCGGCACCACACCACCCGTTTATGGATATACATAGTCGCAAAAGGAACTGTGATGACATGGAAGTGTCTCCGATTTAGGACTCCATTGAGATATGTACCAAACTGTGCAAGTCCCCCGAACTTGCGCCTAGCCATACGGGTCTGCATAGATTTATTGGAGTCCCCACTCGTACACAAAAATTAGCCACCAAGAATGAGAAACTTTAACTCTGTacgaataaaatatatatgccttGTGCACCTGTGCGTCCGCACATGCCGAGGGTGTGTGTAATTATGTTTGTGTGCACGTGTGTATGCTTgaacatatgtgcacatgttttttttttttgttattaaaatgtagaaaatgaaaagatgcCCCACTTGTCATGTTAAAAGTGGGGACCCAAAATACGGACCATTTTCGGCGCTCGCGaaagttgtattttttcattttcatttttcacctttCATTTGATTCACTTTTTCAATAGGGactctgcttctccccagtGTGTGCAATGTGTTCCTTTACCTGTACATATGTGAAGGAGCACTTATGCATGTGAGAGTAGCGTGTCCTAAGCTTTTATGCGGATTAATGGGAACACCGCGAAGCCGTGTTTCTCCGTTTGCTGCTTACCcgaatttatttcattttccccggaatgttttaaaattattctttgtactttttaaaatataattaaatttttacagtATAATGTTAACGTTTTCtattttcccttccccctctttctccccttttttttttgttatttttgtacataacTAGTTGTACTTATGAAGaaattttgaatattattaattaccCCCTAAAGTAGAAGATGtttaaatgtatacaaaaatgtacatgtgtgtTCTGTGCGTATCCATCCGCTCATGTGCTGTACGTACAGCCAACGGGAAGGAATAAATCAGCATAGTAGAGCATATCATCTCCCACACCCCAATTTCTGGACAGGCATTTTTCCGGTGTGAATTTTTGCGATccaccttttttgccttttttgcttgccttttttgctttccttttttcctttttacccttttgcTTCTACACTTCACCGCTTCTACGTTAAAAGGGAATCTCTATCAAACTCGGCAAAGTTAACATTTTCTTCTGATCAGTTGTGTTCGATGAGGACGGGAAGCACGCGCAATGTTTGTCCCGCCTTCGTTAAGTAGCTGCCGTCGTGCTGGACACACTGCCTTTTTCCAcgacttttttaaaacacgGTTGAGAGCAGCCACAACAGGGTTGCATTGTACAGATTGGCACACAAAAGGTTGAGTCTCCCTTTCGACAAAGAAGTGCGTGTTCTCAAATTATCGTTAACCGGTTTGTGAAGCCTACTGCGGGCAGAGGGGAATAATCCTCGGAAGGGTCGAAAATtggcccctccccccccaagcGTAGGCAAGCAAACTATTAGCCTCACCTTGGTATCTTCTGTCTATTTCATGGGTgtataaaaaagagaagaaaggCTTACCCTAAcccttttttccaaagcCTCACTTACATTTTGAGGACCCATTTTGTGAtgtgcaccaaaaaaaaagaaaaaaataagtaaactGTTTAACGCTTTATATGCGACTCGACTAATTGGGGCCTACTCCCAGCGCAGCAGTGCAAAAGTGGAACATGTCCCCATCAGCTTAAACAAAGAAACAAATGAacggaacgaaaaaaaacggaggcGAAATAAACAAACGTGGAAAAACAGACTTAAAGTTGCacagaatgaaaaaaaaaatatatgcttcctccaatgtgcatatatgtactagTGAGATGTCCCCGTCTACCCCGgctgccaaaaaaaagaaaaaattcagttAATTTCCCACCTCTCCTCTCCATTGGACCGCTCACCACGTGTTCATTTATCCATGTAGTTGGTTGGCCCTCCTTTTGCCTTTCTCTCCCGCAGTTTTAACAACGTTTCATAGTCGATCGTCTTAGGGTCATAGTCCTCCTCATAGTTCTTGTCCTCTATGACGTAGAGCTTCACGTCTTTGTCGTTTATGTAGATTGTTTTGTAGTACCAGAAGTTGAGCTTCCTGAAATTTGAAAGGAAGAGGGTGTGTgttcgtgtgtgtgtgtatgcgtGTGTTCGTGTgtagggggaggggggagttTTCCGCGTGGGAAGTCCTCATCAGTTCGCAATAAAAGGTTCCCCAAATGTCATACGCAAAGGGGCGCGGTAAAATGATTTGGTCGATCTCGCGGGGTGAAGCTGTCGGTGTCTCCCTCTTGCTAAACCGCTCAGGCGGAGAGCACAACTTACGCCTGCGGCTCGTGGTCCAGGAAGAAGGTCTTGAACTGCTGCGAGCAGATAATTTCTCCAGGAATTCCGTTAGACTCTATTTTGTTAGCTATCAGGACATCCAGACCCCACATGTCGTACCTGATTCTGACCGACCCGATGATGCCCCCCACGCAGGATCCGTAGTGCAAACCGATTCTCATATTAAAATCATGCTTGTTAAACTGAATTTTTATGGTATTAATATTATGTAGAATCAATTTAGCTAGCTTAAAAATGTTTAGTATTCCATCGACAGCTTCACGCTCATCTGTGACGGAGGAGTTTGGTTGGCTAGTAGCAACATAGGCATCTCCAATGGTGAACAGTTTGTACAATCCCAACTTTATAGTATCCTTATCTATCTTAGATatcaatttttgtaataattttagGACATCCTTAGGAGGAACCGTTTTGCTCCACTTTGTAAACCCTACAATGTcggcaaataaaaatgcgaTTTTTTCATGACTATAAGTTAACTGtaaattatcattttggTACTCTTCCAAAACTTGTCTCGGTAAAATCCTAGTTAAAAAATCATGCGATGTTTTCTCCATCCggtttcttctcctcttaACTAAAAATTGTGTCCTGTCTAAATATTCAGTGtaccaaaaatataaaatgttgATAAAAAGAATCAGAAGGATACTACAACATATTCTTATTTCacataaatgtattttaaataattttgaaaaggaataaatcaggaaaacgaaaaaaaaaacaaaaaaaaacttatgtTTAAATAACATATTCTTAATAAATATCAACTGCATGCAAATGATCAACTCAGTTGCATCtttcatgaaaaataaagatcTGTCACTAGAATTCCCAACAAGATTACTATAATGGATACACGACAGGTCCATAATGATAATGCACCAtgaagaaaggaaaatattcaaaataaaaacagtcCACATCATCTTGCTAGAATTCTTTTTGTATTCCTTTAACTTAATCTTTAATAACAACCATATGAATgttattatgaataaatatatacacctTATTAGCCAAATTATTACAATAAAATCGTTTCCCTTCAGTTTGTGTTCATAGTAGGATAACTCTATCACATTACACAAGCTCAGGATCATTTCGgatatgataaatattattattagcTTCTTCGTCAAAtcaatattaattatttctctGTAGTACCCTTGTGTGTATTCTTCCTCTAGCTCTTCATCACTAAATTTGTAATAAAATCTGTTAAAattgctcactttttttttccctacttGAAGTGTAGATGTCAGTTTTTTTAGAAgcttatttttgttatagtTATCAAATTTGTGGGCAAAGTTTGCGTTTTTGTTGCTCACAGTTGTGCTTGTCTTGATCAGTTCTTCGCTTCCTTGAGGACCCCTTCTGTGCAGGGTCGCTTCTCCTCTAGTCAACTCCTGGGGATGTGTATTCCGAGGCGAATGCGACAGAAGAGGCGGACTCCCCCGCTCGCTCATGTCCATGCTCTTAAAGTACCTTTTAAACGCCTGATTCACCTTCGTTAAGACgcctttcttctttttgatCGCTGGGCTGTACGTGAAGAAGTACTCCTTCTTTGCGCAACTGTGCGGTCCCCCGTTCGGACCGCTGTTCGTCTCGTTCGACTTCAAAGCGCAGGAGCTCTCTCCCCCGAAGCCCCCCGAGCTCAAGCTCCTTTCATCCTTCAAGCTGTAaaagcttatttttttctgcaccatttttttcttctgcagTTTTGATTTTTCAACTTTTGCACTCTCCGCAGTAGAGTTTGGCCCTCCTGGGGGGGCCCCCTTATGCGCATTGTCTTCGCCTCCAAATCCGATCTCAGCAGCGGAGGATTCTACACAGTCTGTCTGCTTCACCCTGTCAAAATTTACCTCTTTCTTTTTGAGCAAATCGTTTTCAGCTAACTTTCTTGGGCGGCTCTCCTGATCCCCACGCTGCTTCATCcgtgttccatttttgctcgattttttttttctttttgtgcgTTCTTCCTTCTCGAGTGTGGGTAGGTTGCTCCCCATGGCGGCGCCGAGGAGCACTCCCTCCCGTAGGAATCTATGCCTCTTTCTTTTATGGACCTGTCTATTTTGCGTAACGTCCCCACCACTGGACGCAGCACTTCTTCTCCTGTGCTTCTGGCAGCCCGTTCTGTCTTTCTCCTGTTCGTCACCGCTCATCGGGACCATTCGTTCCaagttttcccttttcacattttttacgcccTTCCATTTGTCTGCCTCACGAAAGGGGTCATCCCTCTTTGTGAGCAAACAGCTCCTGGCTCGTCTCGGCAGGGAGGCATTATGAGTATAATCCCTTCCcagttcctcctcctcccccctgctgctgctcctcgaATGAGGGAAACCATTCTGAACGTCTTCACAAAAAGGGTCATTGCAAACATTGGAAGCCATGTCTTCCTCCTTCCTTTCTGCTTGGTGCTTCCAGtgacgaaaaaattgtttacgCGTCCCGCTTTGGGATCCACCATTTTGTACATCATCGTATGGGAGTTCCCCCTTTGAGctcaatttttctttttttttttttttccttttgttgctttattttttgggaAAAGGAATCCCTGCCTCGGAATGTGCTGAATATCCCCTTGGAGgatattcttctttttcctgtATATTTTGGTAAACAGATCGTCAAAATTTATGTACCCTTTACTCTGCCTtaatttctcatcatacaaaTAGAACTCCGATTCTGTGGAGTATTCCCAATTGGATGAGAAGCTTCCATTGACAAAATTGTAGGACACTCCCTCTTCGTGTGTGACTTTCCGTCTACTCGCTTGTTCCTCcctctttccctttctcttcctctcctcctttttaaacTCATTAGAATTTTGAAGTATCTCTCCaagataaaaatggggagtgtAAAATTTCCTTTGGTAGTTCCTTCTCTCCTTTATGTAGTTTTTTATGGCCCCATCTGGTGTATCAAATTGGTGCATAAAATcggaggaattttttttcacattggATTTACtccttttcacctttttgataCCCTCCACCTGATGCTCATCTTCTACATAAggggatgtaaaaaattcatcagACTCGTTTGTCCCCCCAATAATTTCCTTTCTTAAACTTACAGGCGATTCAAAGTCGTATAAATTGTTTCTTCGCACACTGTCTGCTAATTTTAACTTATCCAGACTAAGATACTTGGACTTCCTATCATTAAATGCTTTGGAGTAGGTAGGGAAGTTATTACTGTTCATACTGTCACTCGCGTTGTATGCTTTGTTGTAATAGTACCAGTTGTCCTTCCTATAAGAATCGCTTCCCCTCTCATACGCATCCAGCATCTCTGCAATTAGTGTACTTGGggctttaattttatgtggATTTTCTGTGAGTCTCCGTTCCTTctgcgtcttttttttcgggtGTGCCTTTTCCGTTGCATCCTCTATGGAGAGATCATCCCTCCGGGGGgtctctccccccttttgggagGTTTGCACCGTGCGCCGCTTCCCCACATGGGCATCTTCCACCACGCGGTTGTCTATCGACCCACCTTCCACCACGCGGTTGTCTATCGACCCACCTTCCACCATGCGGTTGTCTATCGACCCACCTTCCACCATACGGTTGTCTATCGGTCCACCTTCCACCATGTGCCTCTCCACATGCCCACCTTCTTCCGCCACCTCGTCCGTCCTCCCAAACAGCGTGGAGCTTGATAAGCCCACATCCGAGGGCTCCTGGACTTTCTTGACATCGTCCAAAATGTCGACCAACAAATAGGTTctcatttccccctttccctTGATAAAGATCTTGCGCTCCTTCCATACCAGGGACGTATCGTCCTCTAGATATTTATACGTATCGTACGAGACATGGATATGGTCCGTAAGCGCAGTGGACTTCATTCTCGATGCCGTGTTCACTGTGTCTCCGAAGAGTGAGTACTGCGGTTTGACCGACCCGATGACGCCACTGATGGCTTTTCCCGTGTGTATGCCGATGCGTAAGCTAATATTCTTGTGGGTGTACTTTTCGTACTGGGCCTCGTCACCACTGTGGATTGGCAGCGTATAACTGCTGCTATGCCCCAGATGGCCACTCCCCAGATGGCCACTCCCCAGTTGGTCACTCCCCAGATGGCCACTCCCCAGATGGCCACTCCCCAGATTGTCACTCCCCACGTGGTTCCTCCCCCCAGCCAGCACCTTATACGAGATGTAATACTTGGCGCTGAGCTGCGCAATGGCTAGCTTGATGGCGCACCTGGTGTCATACTTAATTTTATGTACGCAGTCATTCTGCTTCTCGCTCAGTCCCGAGGCAGCCAAATACGATTCAAACACAGTCTCGATTTTAATgcaattaaaatattttatgcaCTTATCAAAATATAGGTATAATTTGTCCAGAGTTTCTACAAGAGCATGTGGTTGAAGTGTAGAAACCATACTTTGAAAATCATCAatgtcacaaaaaattactgaTATTATTCCTCTATCCTCtccagaaatattttttccaaccaTTATTCCATCCGCCTTGGGATCACTTATGAGTAGATATTCGACCAAAAAGCTGGGGAGCATAGTGTGTAGTATTTCAATCTGCTTGGTTAAATTAACCTTCTGTTTATATCTAAATAGAAACTTCTTCTTAAGGTAATAAATTTCGTAATATTTCATCGAAAGGCAGATAAATGTGAAGCTTAGAGTGCAAATGAGGAAGGTCACTACCTGTTGTTTGCAGAGACATGAGATGTTAACCTCCTCCAAGTGGTGTAAACTCAGATACGGATTTTCACAAAACTTGGTACACATAGAACCCATCATTTTATTCTTATCGTAGTACACCCAGGAAGTTAATATCAACACAAAAGTACATATTATTATCCCTTCTAATATTttgaaggaaagaaaaaagatgtACGAAATGGTAAAGGAGTAGGCTATCAACATATTGATTATGTCGTTGCTTACATTGTCATACAGCTCAAAAATGAATCCAAATATGAGTACCAATTTGccaataaaaaagaagagagtCGAGTTGGACCTATTCCgtaaccttatataaatcATCCACACCGTCGCAAGGAAATAATAcaagattaaaaaatatgtcaaaCCGTTAATCGAAATTCTTACTTTCTTCATATACTTGGAAACAAGTGcttgcacaaaaaatattataaaaaaaataacaaataacACAATTCCTATCGTCCTCAATTTTAGCTTTGTTCTCTTTTCATATGTCTTATATTCCAAGTTTAACTGCTGATTTcgatattttatgtttattccTATAATTCTTCTGAAAGTCTCGTAAatgaatttcttcttcttcgtcctgTTGTAGTAGTACGTGTTGTCGTCTCTTATGCTGTACTGCCTCGGAGTCGGGATAAATTTTGTCAACTTTGCATTCCCTTCCAGGTTGAGTAGACCttgctccttttcctttaGATTACTACTTATGTTACCCTCTGATTTGTGATCCTTTGAGGACCCTTTCTGGTCTCTCTTCAGTATCTTCTCCCGGAAGTAGTCTGTTATGTCAGGGTAAATTCTGCAAAAGTGGGTAGGTGCATCGGAAGGAATGGcggagcgaaaaaaaagaggggcaCCCACACAGGGAAGCTAACTCATCTGTAGCGAACACCACCAAACGTGCGCAAACGTGCGCAAACGTGCGCATACGAACGCACCTGTTGTTGATAAACTTCGCCGCCTTGTcaataaaaaagtttataTACAAAATCGGAAGAAGAGACAGCCAAAAGTATGCGTCCTCCGTGTGGAACAGACTCAACTCACACTTCCCTGTTTTCAAACAGTCAATTAACGTGTACACATTTACGTATATAAATAGGAGGCATATAATAAGAACTGCCAGGATGAAGAAGTACAAGTGCCATGTCCTGGAGAGCAACAAAATCTTCTCcgatgttataaaaaaatttagaataaATATGTGGAAAGTGAATGCTCGATGCGTTATCAGGGGGAATACGTGCATCCTCATGATGTAGTATGAGATCAGCGAAATCAGCATGGCTTCCAGGATcgttaaaattattatcgtGTTGTTTAGGAAGTACTTCCTTCTGGCCTGTTaaacagggggggaggaggaggaggaggaggaggaagaagaagaagaagaagaagaggtggaagatgaagaagaggaagaagaagaaggtgtCATTAATTGGCACTCTTTTTGGTGTGCATATCGCGTACTTCATACTGCTCACAGAGCAAACAACACCGCATACGTGCAGCATGTTCGTTACATGCTCGATGCAACCGTACAAACTGATAGATGTAAGGGACGCTCCTGATAAACTTGTATGGCAAATCTATTTCGTACGCCGAAAATGCTATAATGAgcaaataatgaaaaatggcgAAGGTCGTCTGGGTGTACAAAATGGACGAGGTGGACGACCCGGAGAAAAAGTTATCGAAGTTGTGGAAAAAGTAAAGCGAGACGATCGTGATTTTCAGGTATATTATCCAAAGGAAGGATCGGCTGCAGGGTGGAAAGAAAGGTATGCAGTGCCGCGAAGGGGtaggaacgaaaaaaaaggtggcacCATGACATTAGCACACTCAAATGAGCCCTTAGATAAATCCGCTCATAGTCCCCTCTCTTTTGCTGGTGCAGAGAACTCTCTCCGTTACTACCTCAGggaaaatttgttcatccgTCCTAGGATAAGCAGGTCGATAATGTACCTAAACTCCTGCAGCACGTAATCCGATATGCTATACAGCACATTGACCTGCTCGTTCAAACTTAGACACACACTGATTGTAGTATTCTTCAGTAGATAGGCGTCATTTAGGGTCGATCCCACCCCTAGGATGGTCAATCTGGGGGTGGTTAGGGAgagtactttttttataattttcccCTTGGTCTCATTATCCATcttgcaaaataaaacgacCGTAGCTCGCATGGCTATGCAAAGGAATATTTTCTGCAGTATAGTATAGTTAATTGGTGAGGGGACAGCGAATAAGTGTGGAACACTCGTCGTGCATGAACACGTATGGGGgaatttcccccattttagaTCACCCACGCCATCATTAAGGAGATGCACAGGGCGTGTGCGCGTCATGTGTAGACGGACTCAC
The window above is part of the Plasmodium cynomolgi strain B DNA, chromosome 11, whole genome shotgun sequence genome. Proteins encoded here:
- a CDS encoding hypothetical protein (putative), translated to MKNFENSKCVNDFFIRNMKNLEKKNIVPNSHMLFNDMVLDVLNDINKIHNFDAMQKEKIAELNRSFNEIASDPLLSYYNKPNLLSKDLYFLNTSLDALGMKPIRDISSFADSMYHVDPIDHADDAEKNDLHMLELAKNGLSTDPCEEEVKNRVDDDGGGRSNAEDVGDKGVQTGAKKDTTNGEDGEDVPTHSKHDSSTPIGVEHQLSRDNSSVNETNPTVCEDKNIPSVLNEINSEDKSKGNLCLKFEDNKSLFDENKLLTNEIATLNGQLNGQLNGQLNGQLNSQLNGQLNGQLNGQLNSQLNDQLNSQLLILLQEQNSPSSHNTQISSDTQSRSKKKNKRKKRSNTLENLRKYDSMCSNFNLSLTNYKNKRDRAKQLKDISNGKNGSSHKYCSFSSIHMMNKTDRCVNGGRHSKKINKKNDNFKEKKQRKKKSKK
- a CDS encoding SUMO ligase (putative), producing the protein MFHSHVYIKKFLLPQHGKKVAIVERILEYITDVEREEQIYEFILAIKPSIFELINGKRINNAFNNSNINNAKNNAHGNAHSNNSGSNNSGSNNSGSNKYLSSSNNFFLGSNNGSSSFFCNNSDNLNFANNEILAAKKSGTSPVVRKGKAVKIYQEDSDFSSCVCGGMSKNISSKNGIVKCIECNKLQHVSCYVQTPGINKDLESYKILCVVCRLKDMDPFYPMKKVLWLKSLTVNSEKLVINASDIKSWKNENKEVIIFCIHLDKKNLSTNNCIKQEWPKTFVLKVNGNIIEKVFEPSWEHKRRDSPLKITHTLKTGHNNIDISMTNYETPKLFVVAFLLCKVETEQNIIQHVISKSELNFKESKERIITILTTKHDDDEVMCMEINRRISLNCPFALDRIEIPCRGIKCCHIQCFDLKSFIDVTKKTKAFNNRWKCPICSLFLRPKDLIVDMFITYILTQVPKDIKEVELSKSGEIIFNQNTVEGKVVKQIDDMDTATLQKSRVEIKTETSMDNIKEYQPVKDNNTFSKNEVIIVDSDPEDNDASTTPQNVNLQKNSNFVQGITP